In a genomic window of Verrucomicrobiota bacterium:
- a CDS encoding carbohydrate ABC transporter permease, translating to MNEKGGNNAVLASIGTALKYLLLILYALFALFPLIWMVILAFKPDNEMFTTTFFFHPTLSNFHAVLSQADFLATLWNNLVISCLAVALSLLVGVPAAYALGRFDFKGKEDIAFTFLSFKFAPEILVIIPLYLIYQRLHLIDSYLGMIWVYQLISLPLLIWILRGFFEDLSHDMESAAQLDGYSWWQVFLKMLLPLIKPGLVAAALLCFIFCWNAFTFALLLGGGKTQTSTVSMTRFLASDTVHYGWVATAALICALPEVILALLIQKHLVRGLSFGAVKG from the coding sequence ATGAACGAGAAAGGAGGCAACAACGCCGTGCTCGCTTCAATAGGCACCGCGCTCAAATACCTGTTGCTGATCCTCTACGCACTGTTCGCACTTTTTCCGCTCATCTGGATGGTGATCCTGGCCTTTAAGCCGGACAACGAGATGTTTACCACCACCTTCTTTTTCCATCCGACGTTGAGCAACTTCCACGCGGTGCTTAGCCAAGCGGATTTTTTAGCTACCTTGTGGAACAACCTGGTGATCAGCTGCCTGGCGGTGGCGTTGTCACTGCTGGTGGGGGTGCCGGCGGCTTACGCGCTGGGGCGCTTCGACTTTAAAGGCAAGGAGGACATCGCCTTCACGTTCCTGTCGTTCAAATTTGCGCCCGAGATCCTGGTCATCATACCGCTGTACTTGATCTACCAGCGCTTACACCTCATCGACAGTTACCTGGGCATGATCTGGGTCTACCAGTTGATCAGCCTGCCATTGTTGATCTGGATCTTGCGCGGGTTCTTCGAGGACCTCTCGCACGACATGGAATCCGCAGCGCAACTGGACGGCTACAGCTGGTGGCAGGTGTTCTTAAAAATGCTGCTGCCGTTGATCAAACCCGGCTTGGTAGCCGCCGCGCTGTTGTGTTTTATCTTCTGTTGGAACGCCTTCACTTTTGCGCTCCTGCTCGGCGGCGGGAAGACCCAGACCTCGACGGTATCGATGACCCGATTTCTGGCCTCCGATACGGTCCATTACGGCTGGGTGGCGACTGCGGCCCTCATCTGCGCATTGCCGGAAGTGATCCTGGCGTTGCTGATCCAAAAGCACTTGGTGCGTGGGTTGTCGTTCGGCGCAGTCAAAGGTTAG